The Shewanella sp. MTB7 genome includes a window with the following:
- a CDS encoding TonB-dependent siderophore receptor gives MSFKISCISVAVTAALASFSSFAQEQSSDEVYAVNNIERITVTGRSFNDYKAGTASGAMRGDIDLMDTPQSVVVIPSFVTDEQLATNLAEVLTNDSSVTAGSEKWNRQQFSIRGFSLDSGSGFLVNGHQHWSHYIQPTETLEAVEVLKGPSSMLYGQSGPGGLINMVTKKPTYDDLFNLKFDTDEYGSTRFQVDAGGALNEEQTVRYRSMLVKQDATYSSEYLNGENKERDRLLALIALDFDLTDDLTLSVKYDTTSDKTGLDSGSWLNKDGEVIGGRDTIWEMPWAFIDFTVSNIGGDLNWYITDNWQMKMGYNHQMYERQRFASSPTYTPTPELGYDVKPFDRHDDWQYKTAYVDFTGTFSTGGIDHQLLVGANMLDYYYGQLIERGVTSTFYPDQNNFPLPEVNYHNDPDGKSESDYYQYGFYVQDLMTLTDNWKLLLGARYDEQKKDGKPEEPNNNSYAVSPKVGVIFEPTDYGNIYFNYSKSFVPQGSINNVDDVNYGEHLKPKFGTQYEVGTKWELFNDSLLLTAAVFDITVENFLVINEFDKDANGHDQETTQNGGDQNHRGFEMGAQGQLGDSWFMTGSMMYLDAEYNTTGKDAKLNGMTPIDAPKWSANIWTRYEVTEGLALNFGAVYVGERFADDVNTITKDGYVRFDLGAAYQWQLSGTEYSVRMNVQNLFDEEYLGGGSYKEVSIGESRNISLALQAKF, from the coding sequence ATGTCATTTAAAATTTCTTGTATCAGCGTCGCTGTTACAGCTGCACTAGCTTCATTTTCCAGTTTTGCACAAGAGCAATCGAGTGATGAAGTCTATGCTGTAAATAATATTGAGCGTATTACCGTCACTGGTCGCAGCTTTAATGATTACAAAGCAGGTACGGCATCTGGTGCGATGCGTGGTGATATCGATTTAATGGACACGCCGCAGTCGGTAGTGGTTATTCCAAGCTTTGTTACTGATGAACAATTAGCAACTAACTTAGCTGAAGTGCTAACTAACGACTCTTCAGTGACAGCAGGGAGTGAAAAGTGGAATCGTCAACAGTTCTCTATACGTGGGTTCTCACTTGATTCTGGTAGTGGTTTCTTAGTCAATGGCCACCAACATTGGTCTCATTACATACAGCCAACAGAGACTCTTGAGGCTGTAGAGGTCCTAAAGGGACCGTCATCTATGCTGTACGGTCAATCAGGTCCAGGTGGTTTGATTAACATGGTGACCAAAAAGCCCACTTACGATGATTTATTCAATTTAAAATTTGATACTGATGAATACGGTTCTACACGCTTTCAAGTGGATGCGGGTGGGGCGCTTAATGAAGAACAAACAGTGCGCTATCGCAGCATGTTAGTGAAACAAGACGCTACATACTCATCTGAATATTTAAATGGTGAGAATAAAGAGCGTGATCGTTTACTTGCACTAATCGCATTAGATTTTGATTTAACTGATGATCTGACACTATCGGTTAAATATGATACTACATCTGATAAAACAGGCTTAGATTCAGGTAGCTGGTTAAATAAAGACGGTGAAGTGATTGGCGGTCGCGATACTATTTGGGAAATGCCTTGGGCCTTTATTGATTTCACTGTCTCAAATATAGGTGGTGATTTGAACTGGTATATTACTGATAACTGGCAGATGAAGATGGGTTATAACCATCAGATGTATGAACGTCAGCGCTTCGCTTCATCACCAACCTACACCCCAACGCCAGAACTTGGTTACGATGTTAAGCCGTTCGATCGCCATGATGATTGGCAATATAAAACCGCTTATGTTGATTTTACCGGAACCTTCTCCACTGGCGGTATTGACCACCAGTTGTTAGTTGGGGCTAATATGCTTGATTATTACTATGGGCAATTAATCGAAAGAGGTGTTACATCAACATTTTACCCTGATCAAAATAACTTCCCATTACCTGAGGTTAACTATCATAATGATCCAGATGGAAAGTCTGAAAGTGATTATTATCAATATGGCTTCTATGTTCAAGATTTGATGACTTTGACAGATAATTGGAAACTATTATTAGGTGCTCGTTATGACGAGCAGAAGAAAGACGGGAAACCAGAAGAACCTAACAATAATAGCTATGCAGTATCCCCTAAAGTTGGGGTGATTTTCGAACCAACTGATTACGGTAACATTTATTTTAATTATTCTAAGAGCTTTGTGCCTCAAGGTTCGATTAATAATGTAGACGATGTAAACTATGGCGAACATCTAAAACCTAAATTCGGCACTCAATATGAGGTAGGTACGAAGTGGGAACTATTCAATGATAGTTTACTATTAACCGCTGCTGTATTTGATATTACCGTTGAAAACTTCTTAGTTATAAATGAGTTTGATAAAGATGCTAATGGACATGATCAAGAAACGACTCAAAATGGTGGAGATCAGAATCACCGTGGTTTCGAAATGGGTGCTCAAGGCCAGCTGGGTGATAGTTGGTTTATGACGGGTTCTATGATGTACTTAGATGCCGAATATAATACTACGGGTAAAGATGCTAAATTAAATGGTATGACTCCAATTGATGCACCAAAGTGGTCGGCTAATATCTGGACCCGCTATGAAGTGACTGAGGGCTTAGCGCTTAACTTCGGTGCCGTTTATGTGGGCGAACGTTTTGCTGATGATGTTAATACCATAACTAAAGACGGTTATGTGCGTTTTGATTTAGGTGCGGCTTATCAGTGGCAGCTAAGTGGGACCGAGTATAGTGTACGTATGAATGTGCAAAATCTATTTGATGAAGAGTATTTAGGTGGCGGTAGTTACAAAGAAGTGTCTATCGGCGAAAGTCGCAACATAAGCTTGGCGTTACAAGCTAAATTCTAA
- the glmS gene encoding glutamine--fructose-6-phosphate transaminase (isomerizing) — protein sequence MCGIVGAVAQRDVAEILVEGLKRLEYRGYDSAGVAVIKDGELKTTRRVGKVQELSAALDESPLVGGTGIAHTRWATHGEPSERNAHPHLSSGDIAVVHNGIIENHNKLREMLKGLGYTFASDTDTEVICHLVHHELKSHTSLLAAVQATVKQLEGAYGTVVIDRRDSDRMIVARSGSPLVIGYGLGENFVASDQLALLPVTRSFAFLEEGDVAEVTRRTVNIFDVDGNAVEREVKESEVTHDAGDKGEYRHYMLKEIYEQPRAIAHTLEGRIANGVVLDSAFGENAAEFLKDIKHVQIIACGTSYHAGMAARYWLEDWAGVSCNVEIASEFRYRKSHLFPNSLLVTISQSGETADTLAALRLAKEMGYKATMTICNSPGSSLVRESDMAYMMKAGAEIGVASTKAFTVQLAGLLMLTAVIGRHNGMSAEMQAKITQSLQSMPAKVEQALGLDEAIAELAEDFADKHHALFLGRGDQYPIAMEGALKLKEISYIHAEAYASGELKHGPLALIDADMPVIVVAPNNELLEKLKSNVEEVRARGGLMYVFADVDAEFESDDTMKVIQVPHCDEFMAALIYTIPLQLLSYHVALIKGTDVDQPRNLAKSVTVE from the coding sequence ATGTGCGGAATCGTAGGTGCTGTGGCGCAAAGGGATGTTGCTGAAATTCTAGTTGAAGGTCTTAAACGTCTGGAATATCGTGGTTATGACTCGGCTGGTGTGGCGGTTATTAAAGATGGTGAGCTGAAGACGACTCGCCGCGTCGGCAAGGTACAGGAGTTATCGGCAGCACTCGATGAGTCGCCATTAGTGGGTGGTACCGGTATCGCCCATACTCGCTGGGCAACCCACGGTGAGCCGAGTGAGCGCAATGCACATCCACATCTTTCAAGCGGTGATATTGCTGTTGTCCATAATGGCATTATTGAAAACCACAACAAGCTACGTGAGATGCTGAAAGGCCTAGGTTATACCTTTGCATCAGATACAGACACCGAAGTTATCTGTCACTTAGTACACCATGAACTTAAGTCGCACACTAGCTTGCTAGCTGCTGTTCAAGCGACCGTAAAGCAACTTGAAGGTGCTTATGGCACTGTGGTTATTGACCGTCGTGACAGTGATCGCATGATCGTTGCTCGAAGTGGCAGCCCATTGGTGATTGGTTATGGTCTAGGTGAGAACTTCGTGGCATCTGATCAGTTAGCCCTGCTTCCTGTGACACGCTCTTTCGCCTTCTTAGAGGAGGGGGATGTTGCCGAAGTGACTCGTCGCACTGTAAATATTTTTGATGTTGACGGTAATGCGGTTGAGCGCGAAGTTAAAGAGTCTGAAGTGACCCATGATGCGGGTGATAAAGGCGAATACCGTCACTACATGCTAAAAGAGATCTATGAGCAGCCACGCGCTATCGCTCATACACTCGAAGGCCGTATTGCTAACGGAGTCGTATTAGATTCAGCCTTCGGTGAAAATGCTGCTGAGTTTCTAAAAGACATTAAACACGTACAGATTATCGCCTGTGGTACCAGTTACCACGCGGGTATGGCTGCACGTTACTGGTTAGAAGATTGGGCTGGTGTTTCTTGTAACGTCGAAATTGCTTCTGAGTTCCGTTACCGCAAGTCTCATCTATTCCCTAATAGCTTGCTTGTTACCATTTCTCAGTCTGGTGAAACCGCCGATACGCTGGCTGCACTTCGCTTGGCCAAAGAGATGGGTTACAAGGCGACGATGACTATCTGTAACTCACCGGGTTCATCTTTGGTACGTGAATCAGATATGGCGTATATGATGAAGGCTGGCGCTGAGATCGGCGTAGCTTCGACTAAAGCGTTCACCGTTCAGCTTGCTGGTCTGTTGATGTTAACAGCTGTTATCGGCCGCCATAATGGTATGTCTGCTGAGATGCAGGCTAAGATCACTCAGAGCTTGCAGTCTATGCCAGCTAAGGTTGAGCAAGCATTAGGATTGGACGAGGCGATTGCTGAGCTTGCTGAAGATTTTGCTGATAAGCACCATGCACTATTTTTAGGTCGTGGCGATCAATATCCTATCGCGATGGAAGGCGCGCTTAAGCTTAAAGAGATCTCCTATATTCACGCCGAAGCTTATGCCTCTGGCGAACTTAAGCATGGTCCGCTTGCACTTATCGATGCTGATATGCCAGTGATTGTGGTTGCACCAAATAATGAGTTACTTGAGAAGCTGAAATCAAACGTTGAAGAGGTGCGTGCTCGCGGTGGTTTGATGTATGTGTTTGCCGATGTGGACGCTGAGTTTGAATCCGATGACACCATGAAAGTGATCCAAGTGCCCCATTGCGATGAGTTTATGGCTGCGCTTATTTACACTATTCCTTTGCAGTTGCTTTCATACCATGTTGCCTTAATCAAAGGTACCGATGTGGATCAGCCAAGGAATTTGGCAAAATCGGTTACTGTAGAGTAA
- the tdh gene encoding L-threonine 3-dehydrogenase — MKALSKLKAEPGIWMTEVEKPEVGHNDILIKIKKTAICGTDIHIYNWDEWSQKTIPVPMVVGHEYVGEVVGIGEEVRGFNIGDRVSGEGHITCGHCRNCRGGRTHLCRNTIGVGVNRTGAFSEYLAIPAFNAFKIPNNISDDIASIFDPLGNAVHTALSFDLVGEDVLITGAGPIGIMAAAIAKHVGARHVVITDVNEYRLDLARKMGVTRAVNVAEEKIEDVMTELGMTEGFDVGLEMSGASPAFNSMLKNMNHGGKIALLGIPPADMRIDWNQVIFKGIIIKGIYGREMFETWYKMASLIQSGLDITPIITHHFNIDDFQRGFDAMRSGQSGKVILDWE; from the coding sequence ATCAAAGCACTTTCGAAATTAAAGGCAGAACCTGGCATTTGGATGACCGAAGTTGAAAAACCTGAGGTCGGCCATAACGATATTTTGATAAAAATTAAGAAAACAGCCATCTGTGGTACTGATATCCATATCTACAATTGGGATGAATGGTCACAAAAAACTATCCCGGTTCCTATGGTCGTTGGTCACGAGTACGTAGGTGAAGTGGTTGGTATTGGTGAAGAGGTTCGCGGTTTTAATATTGGTGACCGTGTGTCTGGTGAGGGCCATATTACCTGTGGTCATTGTCGTAATTGTCGTGGTGGGCGTACGCACTTGTGTCGCAACACTATCGGCGTTGGCGTAAATCGTACTGGTGCTTTTTCTGAGTATTTAGCTATACCTGCATTCAATGCGTTTAAAATCCCAAATAATATCAGTGATGATATAGCCTCAATTTTTGATCCACTAGGCAATGCTGTTCATACTGCGCTCTCTTTTGATTTAGTCGGTGAAGATGTATTGATCACGGGTGCTGGTCCGATTGGTATTATGGCAGCAGCCATTGCTAAGCATGTTGGCGCACGCCATGTGGTTATTACTGACGTTAACGAGTATCGGTTGGACTTAGCTCGTAAGATGGGGGTCACTAGAGCCGTCAATGTCGCTGAAGAAAAAATCGAAGATGTGATGACCGAATTGGGCATGACCGAAGGTTTTGATGTGGGATTAGAGATGTCCGGTGCTTCTCCCGCTTTCAATAGCATGCTTAAGAATATGAACCATGGTGGCAAGATTGCATTACTGGGTATTCCACCAGCAGATATGCGCATCGATTGGAATCAGGTTATTTTTAAAGGCATTATCATTAAAGGTATTTATGGTCGTGAGATGTTTGAAACCTGGTACAAGATGGCAAGTTTAATCCAGTCAGGCTTAGATATCACCCCCATTATTACTCATCATTTTAATATTGATGATTTCCAGCGCGGTTTTGATGCAATGCGTTCGGGGCAATCAGGAAAAGTTATTCTTGATTGGGAATAA
- a CDS encoding DeoR/GlpR family DNA-binding transcription regulator encodes MNKRNTQQRRHSIINILNEQGEVSVDELSTRFETSEVTIRKDLATLEKTGLLLRRYGGAVAIPDEITQHFTAKIAANKLSIAATAAKLIKDHNRIIIDSGSTTSGLIQQLNSKRGLLVMTNSLQLANAIHELENEPTLLMTGGTWDPHSESFQGQVAEHVLRSYNFDQLFIGADGIDLERGTTTFNELTGLSKVMAEVSREVIVMLESDKVGRRIPNLELPWSKVSVLVTDDKLSAEAIESISNHGVRVMLAPHVE; translated from the coding sequence ATGAACAAACGTAATACTCAACAGCGCCGGCATAGCATTATCAACATCTTGAATGAACAAGGTGAGGTCAGTGTTGATGAGTTGTCTACTCGTTTCGAGACATCGGAAGTGACCATACGTAAAGATCTGGCAACCCTTGAGAAAACAGGCCTTTTACTGCGTCGTTACGGCGGTGCTGTGGCTATTCCCGATGAGATCACACAGCATTTCACTGCCAAGATAGCAGCTAACAAGTTATCGATTGCTGCAACAGCCGCTAAGCTGATCAAGGATCATAATCGCATCATTATTGACAGTGGCAGCACTACCTCTGGGCTTATTCAGCAGCTAAACAGTAAGCGTGGCCTGCTTGTGATGACGAACTCCTTACAATTAGCTAATGCCATACATGAACTGGAAAATGAACCGACCTTATTGATGACCGGAGGCACTTGGGATCCTCACTCTGAGTCTTTTCAGGGGCAGGTGGCCGAGCACGTACTGAGATCATATAACTTCGATCAACTTTTTATTGGTGCCGATGGTATTGACCTCGAGCGAGGTACTACCACCTTTAATGAGCTGACAGGCTTAAGCAAGGTGATGGCTGAAGTATCGCGGGAAGTTATCGTCATGCTGGAATCTGACAAGGTGGGACGTCGTATTCCCAATTTGGAGCTGCCATGGAGCAAGGTGAGTGTGCTGGTTACAGATGACAAGTTATCGGCTGAGGCCATTGAAAGTATTTCTAATCATGGTGTGCGAGTCATGCTTGCACCTCATGTTGAATAG
- a CDS encoding VOC family protein, producing MELGAFSVSLSVKNIEDSKVFYQKLGFKVVGGDQSQNWLIVRNGDHTIGLFQGMFEGNIMTFNPGWDKSCQTLTSYTDVRVLLKAFEAQGVEILQKAIDGESGPSSFSVQDPDGNAILVDQHV from the coding sequence ATGGAATTAGGTGCATTTTCAGTAAGTTTATCGGTTAAAAACATCGAAGATTCAAAGGTGTTCTATCAAAAGTTAGGTTTTAAAGTTGTGGGAGGAGATCAATCTCAAAACTGGTTAATCGTTAGAAACGGTGACCACACTATCGGTTTGTTTCAAGGGATGTTTGAAGGCAATATCATGACTTTCAATCCCGGCTGGGATAAAAGTTGTCAAACTTTAACATCCTATACCGATGTTAGAGTGCTCTTGAAAGCGTTTGAAGCTCAAGGGGTTGAGATACTACAAAAAGCCATTGATGGCGAAAGTGGGCCGTCGAGTTTCTCTGTGCAAGATCCTGACGGTAATGCAATCTTGGTTGATCAACATGTGTAA
- a CDS encoding GMP reductase, whose translation MRIEQDIKLGFKDVLIRPKRSTLKSRSQVDLNRQFTFKHSGKTWSGVPIIAANMDSVASFEMAASLAAHNVMTAVHKHYSVEQWSKFVNSSNQDVLQHIMVSSGTSDADFIKLSQVLALSEDITFICIDIANGYSEHLVDYVRKVRLAHPQKVISAGNVVTGDMVEELIIAGADIVKVGIGPGSVCTTRVKTGVGYPQLSAIIECADAAHGLGGQIIGDGGCSCAGDVAKAFGGGADFVMLGGMLAGHEESGGEVVEHGGKTMVKFYGMSSQSAMDKHSGGVAKYRAAEGKTVLLPFRGSVDNTINDIMGGVRSTCTYVGAASLKELTKRTTFIRVQEQENNVYGKE comes from the coding sequence ATGCGTATTGAACAAGATATAAAATTAGGTTTTAAAGATGTTCTCATCAGACCAAAACGTTCAACGTTAAAAAGCCGTTCTCAAGTTGACTTGAACCGTCAGTTTACTTTCAAGCACAGTGGTAAAACCTGGTCAGGTGTTCCCATTATTGCCGCTAACATGGACTCAGTAGCCAGCTTTGAAATGGCAGCAAGCTTAGCGGCACACAATGTTATGACCGCCGTTCACAAGCACTATAGCGTTGAACAGTGGAGCAAATTTGTAAACAGCAGTAACCAAGATGTTTTACAACATATCATGGTTTCGAGTGGCACATCAGATGCTGACTTTATTAAGCTAAGCCAAGTATTAGCCCTATCTGAAGACATTACCTTTATCTGTATTGATATTGCCAATGGCTACTCTGAACATCTAGTCGATTACGTTCGCAAGGTGAGACTAGCCCACCCACAAAAAGTGATAAGTGCAGGTAACGTCGTCACAGGTGACATGGTTGAAGAGCTCATTATCGCTGGGGCAGATATTGTCAAAGTGGGTATCGGCCCAGGTTCTGTATGCACCACACGAGTCAAAACAGGCGTTGGCTATCCACAACTTTCAGCCATTATAGAGTGTGCCGATGCTGCACACGGTTTAGGTGGTCAAATCATCGGTGACGGCGGTTGTAGCTGTGCTGGCGATGTCGCCAAAGCCTTTGGTGGCGGTGCAGACTTTGTCATGCTTGGCGGCATGTTAGCTGGTCACGAAGAAAGTGGCGGAGAAGTCGTTGAACATGGTGGTAAAACCATGGTTAAGTTTTACGGTATGTCATCGCAATCAGCCATGGATAAACACTCTGGCGGCGTAGCAAAATACCGTGCAGCTGAAGGTAAAACCGTACTGCTACCATTTAGAGGCAGTGTCGATAACACGATTAACGACATTATGGGTGGCGTACGTTCAACCTGTACCTATGTCGGTGCTGCATCGTTAAAAGAACTGACTAAACGCACTACTTTTATCCGAGTTCAAGAGCAAGAAAATAACGTCTACGGTAAAGAGTAA
- a CDS encoding dicarboxylate/amino acid:cation symporter has product MKLILKLVAGIVLGILLGLFSPDVIIRMMLTIKELGGQLIGFTIPLIILFYIASGIASLPQNSGSLLSKTILLSYGSTIIAGSLAFLVASAVISNLTDISAVTVNDTFQLTSLLSLDIPPIFGVMTALALAFIFGIGISVNQSLNLKLVVDEGRAIIDKVLGKVIIPLLPFYIAGVFTEMAAQGTVFDTLATFGVVLALAIVMHWLWLSVQYTIAGLVVGKSPIHLIKTMLPAYFTAIGTMSSAATIPVTLAQTKKNGVSPAIADFTIPLCATIHLSGSTITLVTCATAVMALSQHIAIPSLFEMLPFILMLGVTMIAAPGAPGGAVMAALGLMATMLGFGEAELALMIALYLAQDSFGTACNITGDGAISLLVDKFSEKEVITTPEPASQAEARTE; this is encoded by the coding sequence ATGAAGTTAATACTAAAGCTCGTTGCTGGAATTGTGTTAGGTATTCTGCTTGGCCTGTTCTCTCCTGATGTTATTATTCGCATGATGTTGACCATTAAGGAACTTGGTGGTCAGTTGATTGGGTTTACTATTCCACTTATTATTTTATTCTACATTGCAAGTGGTATTGCCAGTCTGCCACAAAATTCCGGTTCACTGTTAAGTAAAACAATATTGTTATCTTATGGCTCTACTATTATCGCGGGTAGTTTAGCCTTTTTAGTGGCAAGCGCTGTTATTAGTAACTTGACTGATATTTCTGCTGTCACTGTGAATGATACGTTCCAATTGACGAGTCTGCTCTCCCTCGATATCCCTCCTATATTTGGTGTAATGACTGCGCTTGCGTTGGCATTTATATTCGGTATCGGTATTAGTGTTAATCAGAGCTTGAATCTTAAACTAGTGGTTGATGAAGGCCGGGCAATCATAGATAAGGTCCTCGGCAAGGTAATCATCCCATTACTGCCTTTCTATATTGCTGGTGTATTCACAGAGATGGCGGCTCAGGGCACAGTGTTTGATACCCTAGCAACCTTTGGTGTTGTGTTGGCGTTGGCTATAGTGATGCATTGGTTATGGCTAAGTGTGCAATATACGATTGCTGGTTTGGTGGTGGGTAAATCTCCTATTCATCTGATTAAAACCATGTTGCCAGCGTATTTTACTGCTATTGGTACCATGTCTTCTGCTGCAACCATTCCAGTGACTTTAGCGCAAACTAAGAAAAATGGTGTCAGCCCTGCAATTGCTGATTTTACCATTCCTTTGTGTGCGACGATTCACCTGTCTGGTTCTACAATTACTCTGGTCACTTGTGCTACCGCTGTTATGGCATTGAGCCAGCATATCGCGATCCCTTCATTATTCGAGATGTTACCTTTTATTCTAATGCTAGGAGTCACTATGATTGCAGCGCCTGGCGCTCCAGGTGGTGCGGTAATGGCGGCCTTAGGATTAATGGCAACAATGTTAGGTTTTGGTGAGGCTGAGTTGGCATTAATGATTGCACTCTATTTGGCACAAGATAGCTTTGGTACTGCGTGCAACATTACGGGAGATGGTGCTATCTCTTTGTTAGTGGATAAATTTTCTGAGAAAGAAGTGATTACGACTCCAGAGCCTGCGAGTCAAGCTGAAGCTCGTACGGAATAG
- a CDS encoding glycine C-acetyltransferase encodes MSKIFYQQLAKQLNDVKEEGLFKGERVITSAQKASVAILNAQGEQDDNEVLNFCANNYLGLANHPELIKAAKEGLDKHGFGMASVRFICGTQDQHKELECKLSDFLGTEDTILYTSCFDANGGLFETILGAEDAVISDALNHASIIDGVRLCKAMRYRYANNDMAELEQQLIAADAAGARHKLIVTDGVFSMDGVVANLPGICDLADKYNALVMIDDSHAVGFMGGNGRGTHEFHDVINRIDIITGTLGKAMGGASGGYTSGKQEVIDWLRQRSRPYLFSNSLAPSIVSASLRVIDLLQENAELRDRLWENSIHFRTEMTAAGFTMGGADHAIIPIMLGDAKVAAEFAERALEKGIYVVGFSFPVVPKGQARIRTQMSAGHSREQLDKAIKVFIAVGKEMELI; translated from the coding sequence ATGTCTAAAATATTTTATCAGCAATTAGCAAAACAGCTTAATGATGTCAAAGAGGAGGGGTTATTTAAGGGGGAGCGTGTCATTACTTCTGCGCAGAAGGCTTCGGTTGCCATTTTGAATGCCCAAGGCGAGCAGGATGATAACGAAGTACTTAACTTCTGTGCTAACAACTACCTAGGTTTAGCTAATCACCCTGAATTGATTAAGGCTGCGAAAGAGGGCCTAGATAAGCATGGTTTTGGTATGGCGTCGGTGAGATTTATTTGCGGCACCCAAGATCAGCATAAAGAGTTAGAGTGCAAGCTTTCTGATTTTCTGGGTACTGAAGACACGATTCTATATACCTCTTGTTTTGATGCTAATGGTGGTTTATTTGAAACCATTTTAGGTGCTGAAGATGCGGTTATTTCTGATGCGCTAAATCATGCATCGATCATCGATGGTGTTCGTCTGTGTAAGGCAATGCGCTACCGTTATGCCAACAATGATATGGCTGAGTTAGAACAGCAGTTGATTGCTGCGGACGCTGCAGGTGCTAGGCATAAGCTTATCGTGACTGATGGCGTATTCTCTATGGATGGCGTAGTGGCAAATCTTCCAGGAATTTGTGACTTAGCCGATAAGTACAATGCATTGGTGATGATTGATGATTCTCATGCTGTTGGCTTTATGGGTGGTAACGGTCGTGGTACCCATGAATTCCATGATGTGATCAATCGTATCGACATTATTACCGGAACGTTAGGTAAGGCGATGGGCGGAGCATCTGGTGGTTATACATCAGGTAAGCAGGAAGTGATTGACTGGTTACGTCAACGCTCACGCCCTTATCTGTTCTCCAACTCGTTAGCTCCATCTATTGTTTCAGCTTCTCTTCGAGTTATTGATTTATTACAGGAAAATGCTGAACTCCGTGATCGTCTTTGGGAGAATTCTATTCATTTCCGTACTGAAATGACGGCGGCTGGTTTTACGATGGGAGGCGCAGATCATGCCATCATTCCTATCATGCTAGGGGATGCCAAAGTGGCTGCTGAGTTTGCCGAGAGAGCATTGGAAAAGGGCATCTATGTTGTTGGTTTCTCTTTCCCTGTAGTGCCTAAAGGCCAAGCTCGAATTCGTACTCAGATGTCTGCAGGGCACAGCCGTGAGCAATTGGATAAAGCCATTAAGGTATTTATTGCAGTCGGTAAAGAGATGGAACTCATCTAA